In the genome of Nyctibius grandis isolate bNycGra1 unplaced genomic scaffold, bNycGra1.pri S41, whole genome shotgun sequence, one region contains:
- the LOC137677211 gene encoding guanylate-binding protein 1-like isoform X2 yields MASEIHMPQPVCLIENSQRKGLVVQQEALQVLSEVTQPVVVVAITGLYHTGKSYLMNRLARQRKGFSLGSSVQSHTKGIWMWCVPHPCKPGHTLVLLDTEGLGDVEKGDNKNDTWIFVLTVLLSSTLIYNSKGTIDQQAMDQLHYVVKLSEHIKLKAVPERSEDELKDSEKFVLFFPTFVWAVRDFTLRLELNGKEISEDEYLENALKLKAGSSLEIERYNQIRTCIRQFFPGRKCFVFDQPARKRDLVRLEELQDDEIDPEFLQQVEKFCSYIWETSPHKTIRGSHFITGNMLGKLTETYVKAIRSGAVPCLESAVVALAEVANTAAVKAAVTLYQDLMKQRAKMPMETVQELLELHTKCEQEALELFVTRAFKDGIIYFQADLLCQVQQVKEKFCTDNEQASRVKCEAALKDLSQDMERRISDGAYSVPGGYKLFKGDEQALVGKYRELPGKGVKADAVLQEFLQRRQAVAKVILNTDISLTEKDKELKSEQDRNERAEQEREVQRKKEAEEKKKLQDQLRRSEEHKLWLRKKLEESCEKQLEEHQKMMSHKSKMESALLRDGLCDKGIHMVTRRLEQEYGTTRSRSTSWTSIMIPILLGLAFVIFCNWKP; encoded by the exons ATGGCATCTGAAATCCACATGCCCCAGCCTGTCTGCCTCATTGAGAACAgccagaggaaggggctggtggTCCAGCAGGAAGCCCTGCAGGTGCTGTCAGAAGTCACCCAgcctgtggtggtggtggccatcACAGGGCTGTACCACACTGGAAAGTCATATCTCATGAACAGGCTGGCTCGTCAGAGGAAAG GTTTCTCCCTGGGCTCCAGTGTGCAGTCCCACACCAAAGGTATCTGGATGTGGTGTGTACCTCACCCCTGCAAGCCTGGACACactctggtgctgctggacaCTGAAGGGCTGGGCGATGTGGAGAAG GGCGACAACAAGAACGACACATGGATCTTTGTGCTGACCGTACTGCTCTCCAGCACCCTGATCTACAACAGCAAAGGCACCATTGACCAGCAAGCCATGGACCAGCTGCA CTATGTGGTGAAGCTGTCTGAGCATATCAAGTTGAAAGCAGTACCTGAGAGGAGTGAAGATGAACTGAAGGATTCAGAAAAATTTGTCCTCTTCTTCCCGACTTTTGTCTGGGCTGTCCGGGATTTCACACTGCGGCTGGAGTTGAATGGGAAGGAAATCTCTGAGGACGAATACTTGGAGAACGCACTGAAGTTAAAGGCTG GTAGCAGCCTGGAGATTGAACGCTACAACCAGATCCGGACATGCATCCGCCAGTTCTTTCCAGGTCGcaagtgctttgtttttgaCCAACCAGCCAGAAAGAGGGACCTGGTCCGCTTGGAGGAGCTTCAGGATGATGAGATTGATCCTGaattcctgcagcaggtggagaAATTCTGCAGCTACATCTGGGAAACATCTCCACATAAGACCATCCGTGGCAGCCACTTCATAACAGGGAACA tgctggggaaacTGACAGAGACCTACGTGAAGGCCATCAGGAGCGGGGCAGTGCCGTGCCTGGAGAGTGCGGTGGTCGCCCTGGCAGAGGTGGCgaacacagcagcagtgaaagcgGCTGTGACGTTGTACCAGGATCTGATGAAGCAGCGGGCGAAGATGCCCATGGAGACTgttcaggagctgctggagctgcacacTAAGTGTGAACAGGAGGCACTGGAGCTTTTCGTGACACGGGCATTCAAGGATGGCATCATCTATTTCCAGGCAGATCTCCTA TGCCAGGTACAGCAGGTCAAGGAGAAGTTCTGCACGGACAACGAGCAGGCGTCCCGTGTCAAGTGCGAGGCTGCTCTCAAGGACCTCTCCCAGGACATGGAGAGACGAATCAGTGATGGTGCCTACAGTGTGCCAGGGGGTTACAAGCTGTTCAAAGGAGACGAGCAGGCACTGGTGGGGAAATATCGGGAACTTCCTGGCAAGGGAGTGAAG GCTGATGCTGTCCTGCAGGAGTTCCTCCAAAGAAGACAGGCTGTGGCCAAAGTCATCCTCAACACAGACATCTCCCTGACAGAGAAGGACAAGGAGCTGAAAA GTGAGCAAGACCGGAATGAGAGAGctgagcaggagagggaggtccagaggaagaaggaggcagaagagaagaagaagttGCAGGACCAGTTACGCAGGTCTGAAGAGCACAAACTTTGGCTGAGaaagaagctggaggagagctgtgagaagcagctggaggagcaccAGAAGATGATGAGCCATAAATCAAAG ATGGAGAGTGCATTGCTCAGAGACGGCCTCTGTGACAAAGGCATTCATATGGTGACCCGTAGACTGGAGCAGGAATATGGCACCACAAGGAGCAGGTCCACATCCTGGACCAGCATAATGATACCGATACTGTTAGGCTTGGCATTTGTCATATTTTGCAATTGGAAACCATGA
- the LOC137677211 gene encoding guanylate-binding protein 1-like isoform X1 codes for MASEIHMPQPVCLIENSQRKGLVVQQEALQVLSEVTQPVVVVAITGLYHTGKSYLMNRLARQRKGFSLGSSVQSHTKGIWMWCVPHPCKPGHTLVLLDTEGLGDVEKGDNKNDTWIFVLTVLLSSTLIYNSKGTIDQQAMDQLHYVVKLSEHIKLKAVPERSEDELKDSEKFVLFFPTFVWAVRDFTLRLELNGKEISEDEYLENALKLKAGSSLEIERYNQIRTCIRQFFPGRKCFVFDQPARKRDLVRLEELQDDEIDPEFLQQVEKFCSYIWETSPHKTIRGSHFITGNMLGKLTETYVKAIRSGAVPCLESAVVALAEVANTAAVKAAVTLYQDLMKQRAKMPMETVQELLELHTKCEQEALELFVTRAFKDGIIYFQADLLCQVQQVKEKFCTDNEQASRVKCEAALKDLSQDMERRISDGAYSVPGGYKLFKGDEQALVGKYRELPGKGVKADAVLQEFLQRRQAVAKVILNTDISLTEKDKELKSEQDRNERAEQEREVQRKKEAEEKKKLQDQLRRSEEHKLWLRKKLEESCEKQLEEHQKMMSHKSKDVLPFPPRAPSLSLHLKARGISKARVAWGTERLQCQQVGLGAFCRAQNMPLGDLTHLF; via the exons ATGGCATCTGAAATCCACATGCCCCAGCCTGTCTGCCTCATTGAGAACAgccagaggaaggggctggtggTCCAGCAGGAAGCCCTGCAGGTGCTGTCAGAAGTCACCCAgcctgtggtggtggtggccatcACAGGGCTGTACCACACTGGAAAGTCATATCTCATGAACAGGCTGGCTCGTCAGAGGAAAG GTTTCTCCCTGGGCTCCAGTGTGCAGTCCCACACCAAAGGTATCTGGATGTGGTGTGTACCTCACCCCTGCAAGCCTGGACACactctggtgctgctggacaCTGAAGGGCTGGGCGATGTGGAGAAG GGCGACAACAAGAACGACACATGGATCTTTGTGCTGACCGTACTGCTCTCCAGCACCCTGATCTACAACAGCAAAGGCACCATTGACCAGCAAGCCATGGACCAGCTGCA CTATGTGGTGAAGCTGTCTGAGCATATCAAGTTGAAAGCAGTACCTGAGAGGAGTGAAGATGAACTGAAGGATTCAGAAAAATTTGTCCTCTTCTTCCCGACTTTTGTCTGGGCTGTCCGGGATTTCACACTGCGGCTGGAGTTGAATGGGAAGGAAATCTCTGAGGACGAATACTTGGAGAACGCACTGAAGTTAAAGGCTG GTAGCAGCCTGGAGATTGAACGCTACAACCAGATCCGGACATGCATCCGCCAGTTCTTTCCAGGTCGcaagtgctttgtttttgaCCAACCAGCCAGAAAGAGGGACCTGGTCCGCTTGGAGGAGCTTCAGGATGATGAGATTGATCCTGaattcctgcagcaggtggagaAATTCTGCAGCTACATCTGGGAAACATCTCCACATAAGACCATCCGTGGCAGCCACTTCATAACAGGGAACA tgctggggaaacTGACAGAGACCTACGTGAAGGCCATCAGGAGCGGGGCAGTGCCGTGCCTGGAGAGTGCGGTGGTCGCCCTGGCAGAGGTGGCgaacacagcagcagtgaaagcgGCTGTGACGTTGTACCAGGATCTGATGAAGCAGCGGGCGAAGATGCCCATGGAGACTgttcaggagctgctggagctgcacacTAAGTGTGAACAGGAGGCACTGGAGCTTTTCGTGACACGGGCATTCAAGGATGGCATCATCTATTTCCAGGCAGATCTCCTA TGCCAGGTACAGCAGGTCAAGGAGAAGTTCTGCACGGACAACGAGCAGGCGTCCCGTGTCAAGTGCGAGGCTGCTCTCAAGGACCTCTCCCAGGACATGGAGAGACGAATCAGTGATGGTGCCTACAGTGTGCCAGGGGGTTACAAGCTGTTCAAAGGAGACGAGCAGGCACTGGTGGGGAAATATCGGGAACTTCCTGGCAAGGGAGTGAAG GCTGATGCTGTCCTGCAGGAGTTCCTCCAAAGAAGACAGGCTGTGGCCAAAGTCATCCTCAACACAGACATCTCCCTGACAGAGAAGGACAAGGAGCTGAAAA GTGAGCAAGACCGGAATGAGAGAGctgagcaggagagggaggtccagaggaagaaggaggcagaagagaagaagaagttGCAGGACCAGTTACGCAGGTCTGAAGAGCACAAACTTTGGCTGAGaaagaagctggaggagagctgtgagaagcagctggaggagcaccAGAAGATGATGAGCCATAAATCAAAG GAtgttctccccttccctcccagagCACCTAGTCTCTCACTTCATCTGAAGGCCCGGGGAATATCTAAAGCCAGGGTGGCCTGGGGCACAGAAAGGCTGCAATGTCAGCAGGTAGGTCTGGGAGCATTTTGCCGTGCTCAGAACATGCCATTGGGGGATCTGACCCACCTCTTCTAG